The proteins below are encoded in one region of Alkaliphilus flagellatus:
- the minD gene encoding septum site-determining protein MinD: MGEVIVITSGKGGVGKTTTTANLGTGLAQLGYKVVVVDADIGLRNLDVVMGLENRIVYDIVDIVDGVCRLKQGLIKDKRYEGLHLLPAAQTKDKNSISTEQMQKLTLELKENFDYVLIDCPAGIEQGFKNAIAGADRAIVVTTPEISAVRDADRIIGLLEASEIRDPLLIINRIRIDMVKRGDMMNIDDMIDILAIDLLGVIPDDETIVISTNKGEPVVTDSNSLAGQAYRNITRRITGENVSFINMESEEGFMSKLKKIFGLAK; encoded by the coding sequence ATGGGTGAAGTCATTGTAATAACCTCTGGAAAAGGAGGGGTAGGAAAAACAACTACTACAGCTAATTTAGGTACTGGATTGGCACAGTTAGGATATAAAGTTGTAGTGGTGGATGCTGATATTGGATTAAGAAACCTAGATGTAGTAATGGGCTTAGAAAATCGAATAGTTTATGACATTGTCGATATAGTTGACGGTGTTTGTAGATTAAAACAAGGCCTAATAAAGGATAAGAGATATGAAGGACTACATTTACTACCAGCAGCACAAACTAAGGATAAAAACTCTATTAGTACAGAACAAATGCAAAAGCTCACATTAGAACTAAAAGAGAACTTTGATTATGTTTTAATTGATTGTCCAGCAGGAATAGAACAAGGTTTTAAAAATGCGATTGCAGGTGCAGATCGTGCTATTGTTGTAACAACTCCAGAAATATCAGCAGTAAGGGATGCAGATAGAATTATTGGGTTACTTGAAGCATCTGAAATAAGGGATCCTCTACTAATCATTAACCGTATTAGAATTGATATGGTTAAGAGGGGAGATATGATGAATATTGATGATATGATTGATATTCTAGCTATTGATTTACTTGGGGTAATACCTGATGATGAGACGATTGTCATTTCTACTAATAAAGGTGAACCTGTAGTTACAGATTCAAATTCATTAGCTGGACAGGCATATAGAAATATAACTAGAAGAATTACAGGGGAAAATGTTTCTTTTATAAATATGGAAAGTGAAGAGGGATTTATGAGCAAGCTAAAGAAAATATTTGGTTTAGCTAAATAA
- the minE gene encoding cell division topological specificity factor MinE, whose protein sequence is MDLWKFFSRDSETSKNVAKERLKLVLVHDRTNCSPHFLDMVKGDIIKVISDYMEIDEDGLDIKLTKTKRDYDDSSVPALVANIPIKKMKDRSR, encoded by the coding sequence ATGGATTTATGGAAATTTTTTAGTCGAGACTCTGAAACAAGTAAAAATGTAGCCAAAGAAAGATTGAAATTAGTTTTAGTTCATGATAGAACAAACTGCTCTCCTCACTTTTTAGATATGGTTAAGGGAGACATAATTAAAGTTATTTCTGATTATATGGAAATTGATGAGGATGGACTGGATATTAAGTTAACTAAAACTAAAAGAGACTATGATGATTCAAGTGTTCCAGCATTAGTGGCAAATATCCCCATTAAGAAGATGAAAGATCGTAGCCGTTAA
- a CDS encoding murein hydrolase activator EnvC family protein — MVTGKNRANSSNNLFAKRKLCINSTSYHNWLRKTFTRTIISIILIMLVLIIQMLNFQAPKNALNFVEEKLEHNASLNTYIAGAKKLYAHVKLFGGKALEAMKLEGKVENKFILPVDGNIISYFNENIGETSNVSKGLIFSSDTGKNIYSVDDGVIIDIGSNKFIGNYIIIKHKGELLSVYKYLDTNHVELNQRVEKGQVIGTSSEKLLLEVWYRNEAVDPIKYIDLSMKQL, encoded by the coding sequence ATGGTTACAGGAAAAAACAGAGCAAATTCTTCTAACAATTTATTTGCAAAAAGAAAACTATGTATCAACTCTACAAGCTATCATAATTGGCTTAGGAAAACATTTACTAGAACTATTATTTCGATTATATTGATTATGTTAGTATTAATTATTCAAATGTTAAATTTTCAAGCACCAAAGAATGCATTAAATTTTGTAGAGGAAAAATTAGAACATAATGCAAGTCTAAATACTTATATAGCAGGAGCAAAGAAATTATATGCACATGTTAAGTTATTTGGGGGTAAAGCATTAGAAGCAATGAAGCTAGAAGGTAAAGTAGAAAACAAATTTATATTACCAGTAGATGGAAACATAATTTCTTATTTTAATGAAAATATTGGTGAGACATCAAATGTATCAAAGGGTTTAATTTTTTCTAGTGATACAGGAAAAAATATTTATTCTGTTGATGATGGTGTTATTATTGATATTGGATCAAATAAATTTATTGGCAACTATATTATTATAAAGCATAAAGGAGAATTACTATCTGTATATAAATATCTTGATACTAATCATGTAGAGTTGAATCAAAGGGTAGAAAAGGGTCAAGTAATAGGGACTTCATCTGAAAAGCTTTTGTTAGAAGTATGGTATCGAAATGAGGCTGTTGATCCTATTAAATATATAGATTTAAGTATGAAACAATTATAA
- a CDS encoding site-2 protease family protein: MFFNYFIELLILIIIVLIHELAHCCLCIYYDIEVSEVKLFAFGGVAKFRGDIETDSKREIVIALAGPLSNFILSIILIFVVNIFNIEMNNIIQFCLVANLTIGIFNLIPTLPLDGGRIIRGIIGYYVGIKKATYIVVRLGYIVCILLFGIGIYLTLVYNIEYIFLNMLSIYIFVSNRKEKNRINFIFVKNLVLKKKSLFSEGIMDAKYVIAMEFIDIKKIFDEFTLEKYHIITVINTKGKVIGSLSESEIIDAIINHDNNITLGYLIDIYKQRLS, encoded by the coding sequence ATGTTTTTTAATTATTTTATTGAACTGCTAATATTAATTATAATTGTTTTAATACACGAATTAGCTCACTGCTGTTTATGTATTTACTATGATATAGAAGTATCCGAGGTGAAGTTGTTTGCTTTCGGTGGAGTGGCTAAATTTCGAGGTGATATTGAGACTGATTCCAAACGTGAAATTGTTATTGCACTAGCAGGACCTCTATCTAATTTTATACTTAGTATTATTTTGATTTTTGTAGTGAATATATTTAATATTGAAATGAATAATATAATACAATTTTGCTTAGTAGCTAACTTAACTATAGGTATATTTAATCTTATTCCTACACTACCATTAGATGGTGGAAGGATTATAAGAGGAATTATAGGATACTATGTGGGAATTAAGAAGGCTACGTATATTGTAGTAAGGTTAGGCTATATTGTATGTATATTATTATTTGGGATTGGAATATATTTAACATTGGTTTATAATATAGAATATATTTTTTTAAATATGCTATCTATTTATATATTTGTATCTAACCGAAAAGAGAAAAATAGGATTAATTTTATCTTTGTTAAAAATCTTGTTTTGAAAAAAAAATCCCTATTTAGTGAAGGAATTATGGATGCAAAATATGTAATAGCTATGGAATTTATCGACATAAAAAAAATATTTGATGAATTTACACTTGAAAAATATCATATTATAACAGTTATAAATACAAAAGGTAAAGTTATAGGAAGCTTATCAGAAAGTGAGATTATAGATGCTATTATTAATCACGATAACAATATCACTTTAGGATATCTAATAGATATTTATAAACAAAGACTAAGTTAA
- a CDS encoding TIGR03960 family B12-binding radical SAM protein: MDKLQIDNLLYNVERPARYLGNELNSVHKIVDENMIRFAFCFPDVYEVGMSHLGMQILYNLLNKQESIFCERVFTPAIDMEEEMNKNNIPLFALESRQPIRNFDFVGFTLQYELSYTNILSMLKLAGIPIYSGDRKDEDPIIIVGGPCVYNCEPIADFIDIAVLGEAEEVILEITDLYNKFKNGNYNRLEFLKQAALIEGVYIPSLYDVNYNEDGTINGVTPKFDGIPKTIRKRVIKNLDDVFYPEEIIVPYLNIVHDRIMMEIFRGCIRGCRFCQAGIIYRPVREKSFDRLQEITKNLVSSTGYDEISLASLSTSDYSQLEDLVRHLIDEYGSKKIGISLPSLRLDNFSLQLIEEIQKVRKTGLTFAPEAGSQRLRDVINKGITEEDLINATENAFSSGWSSVKLYFMIGLPTETDTDIIGIKDLAFKVVDAYYKTPKEQRGKGLNVTVSASTFVPKPFTPFQWEPQSTLDAIYAKQKLLVSELKHKNITFNYHDSKTSLLEAVFAKGDRRLSKVLEIALEEGCKFDGWIEHFNFDKWMAIFDKANIDPSFYANRRREYDEVLPWDHIDVGVSKQFLIRESENAKNEKVTANCRTSCAGCGVNQIFTGGIC; encoded by the coding sequence ATGGATAAGTTACAAATCGATAATTTATTATATAATGTAGAAAGACCAGCTAGGTATTTAGGGAATGAGTTAAATAGTGTACATAAAATAGTTGATGAAAATATGATTAGATTTGCATTTTGTTTTCCAGATGTTTATGAGGTAGGAATGAGTCACCTGGGAATGCAGATTTTATATAATTTACTAAATAAACAAGAAAGCATTTTCTGCGAAAGGGTTTTTACACCAGCCATAGATATGGAGGAAGAAATGAATAAGAATAATATTCCTCTATTTGCCTTAGAGAGCAGGCAACCTATTAGAAATTTTGATTTCGTAGGATTTACTCTGCAATATGAACTAAGCTATACTAACATATTGAGTATGTTAAAACTAGCAGGCATCCCTATTTATAGTGGAGATAGAAAAGACGAAGATCCTATTATAATTGTAGGTGGACCTTGTGTGTACAATTGTGAGCCAATAGCAGATTTTATTGATATAGCAGTATTAGGAGAAGCAGAAGAAGTAATTTTAGAGATTACAGATCTGTATAATAAATTTAAAAATGGTAATTATAATAGACTTGAATTCTTAAAGCAAGCTGCTTTAATTGAAGGAGTGTATATTCCTTCACTTTATGACGTAAATTATAATGAGGATGGAACTATTAATGGAGTTACTCCAAAGTTTGATGGAATACCAAAGACAATACGCAAAAGAGTAATTAAAAATTTAGATGATGTATTTTATCCTGAGGAAATTATTGTACCCTATTTAAACATTGTTCATGATAGAATTATGATGGAAATTTTTAGAGGATGTATTAGAGGCTGTCGTTTTTGCCAAGCAGGTATTATATATAGACCTGTAAGAGAAAAATCTTTTGATAGGTTACAGGAGATAACAAAGAATCTTGTTTCAAGCACAGGGTATGATGAAATTTCACTAGCATCTTTAAGTACCAGTGACTATTCACAATTGGAAGATTTAGTTAGACATTTAATAGATGAATATGGCAGCAAAAAAATAGGTATATCATTACCCTCTTTAAGATTAGATAATTTTTCTCTTCAATTAATTGAAGAAATTCAAAAGGTTAGAAAAACTGGGTTAACATTTGCACCAGAAGCTGGAAGTCAAAGACTTCGAGATGTTATTAATAAAGGAATAACAGAAGAAGACCTAATTAATGCTACTGAAAATGCATTTAGTTCTGGTTGGAGTAGTGTAAAATTGTATTTTATGATTGGCTTGCCTACCGAAACAGATACGGATATTATAGGAATTAAAGATCTGGCCTTTAAGGTAGTCGATGCATATTACAAAACTCCAAAGGAACAAAGAGGAAAGGGATTGAATGTTACAGTAAGCGCTTCCACTTTTGTACCAAAACCATTTACACCTTTCCAATGGGAACCACAATCTACATTAGATGCAATATATGCGAAACAGAAATTGTTAGTATCAGAGCTTAAGCATAAAAATATTACATTTAACTATCACGATTCTAAAACAAGCTTACTAGAAGCCGTATTTGCTAAGGGAGATAGACGACTTTCAAAGGTGCTTGAAATTGCATTAGAAGAAGGTTGCAAATTTGATGGCTGGATAGAACATTTTAATTTTGATAAGTGGATGGCTATATTTGATAAGGCAAATATTGATCCATCTTTTTATGCTAATAGACGTAGAGAATATGATGAAGTATTGCCATGGGATCATATTGATGTAGGAGTTAGCAAGCAATTTTTAATAAGAGAAAGCGAAAATGCTAAAAATGAAAAGGTGACAGCTAATTGTAGGACAAGTTGTGCTGGCTGTGGAGTTAATCAAATTTTTACAGGGGGAATATGCTAA
- a CDS encoding TIGR03936 family radical SAM-associated protein, whose protein sequence is MITIRSRFYKKGDMVFISHLDLVRVFERAVRRANIPVAYTQGFNPRPIMAFATALGVGVVSEGEYIDIQLSEKLDSNSFTEKLNNVLPEGLKIIKSLAISNKEQSLMSIISSSTYLVKLQTKDILSKDNIEGYIKEFLDYESIIELKEKKKKPHHKNRKPEFREINIRPLIKEVELFCIDNHEVILKMHLAAGSEANLKPEIVISKLKEITNLEIVEDKTRVQRLDLFKEENGECITPLDKVDIME, encoded by the coding sequence ATGATAACCATACGTTCTAGATTTTATAAAAAGGGAGACATGGTGTTTATTTCGCATCTAGACCTAGTAAGAGTTTTTGAGAGGGCAGTTAGGAGGGCTAATATACCTGTTGCTTATACACAAGGATTTAATCCTAGGCCTATTATGGCATTTGCTACTGCCTTAGGTGTAGGAGTAGTTAGTGAAGGGGAATATATTGATATACAGTTAAGTGAAAAGTTAGATTCTAATTCATTTACAGAGAAGTTAAACAACGTATTGCCAGAAGGATTAAAAATAATTAAAAGTTTAGCAATTAGTAATAAGGAACAATCATTAATGTCTATTATTTCAAGTTCTACTTACTTAGTAAAATTACAAACAAAAGATATATTATCTAAAGACAATATTGAAGGATATATAAAGGAATTTTTAGATTATGAATCAATAATCGAACTAAAGGAAAAAAAGAAAAAACCTCATCATAAAAATAGAAAGCCAGAGTTTAGAGAGATTAATATTAGACCATTAATTAAAGAGGTTGAACTATTCTGTATAGATAACCATGAAGTCATTCTAAAAATGCATTTAGCAGCTGGGAGTGAAGCTAATCTTAAGCCAGAGATAGTTATTAGTAAATTAAAAGAAATTACTAATCTAGAAATAGTAGAAGATAAAACGAGGGTTCAGAGATTAGACCTATTTAAGGAAGAAAATGGAGAGTGCATAACTCCTTTGGATAAAGTGGATATTATGGAGTAA
- a CDS encoding Rne/Rng family ribonuclease yields MNQIIVDVGINENRLALVEDEELVELYIERRNNKRIVGNIYKGRVVNVLPGMQAAFVDIGLEKNCFLYVKDALGQEFFNKDEDQYNDISIKDVVKQGQEIIVQVIKEPIASKGARVTTNITLPGRYLVLMPHTTYVGVSRKISCSDERSRLKEEIEELKPDNMGIIVRTVAEGKNKDDFKEDIKFLLKLWQKIEKEKKLGFAPRAIYKDFDLINKTIRDTFSKNIDKFIINDPDEYKNAMELVELLSPHLKDRISYFDEATDIFGYYKIESQINKSLNRTIWLKSGGYIVLDNTEALTVIDVNTGKYVGSIDLEDTVLNTNLEAAIEIAKQLRLRDIGGIIIIDFIDMTNEEDDQKVLDALEKALNKDRTKSKVLGMTELGLVEMTRKKVRQRLESLLQKKCPCCDGTGRLLNEYTLLHKFEKEMTRISVHTNSQAVVFEVHPTVLQVFKQEDGIVEEIENKTNLKSFVLSNPFLHYNDIVVKAMGNIQTIKKLIDEIDS; encoded by the coding sequence ATGAACCAAATTATAGTTGATGTTGGGATTAATGAGAATAGACTAGCACTAGTGGAAGATGAAGAGCTAGTTGAACTATATATAGAAAGACGAAATAATAAACGTATAGTTGGCAATATTTATAAAGGTAGAGTGGTTAATGTCCTTCCAGGAATGCAAGCTGCCTTTGTTGACATTGGATTAGAAAAAAATTGTTTTCTTTATGTTAAAGATGCTCTAGGTCAAGAATTTTTTAATAAGGATGAAGATCAATATAATGACATATCGATAAAAGATGTTGTTAAGCAAGGTCAAGAAATAATAGTACAGGTAATTAAAGAGCCAATTGCTAGTAAAGGTGCTAGAGTAACTACGAACATAACATTACCTGGAAGATATCTAGTTCTAATGCCACATACTACATATGTTGGCGTATCTAGAAAAATAAGTTGTTCAGACGAAAGAAGTCGATTAAAAGAAGAAATTGAAGAATTGAAACCAGATAATATGGGTATAATTGTTAGAACTGTGGCTGAAGGAAAAAACAAAGATGATTTTAAGGAAGATATTAAGTTTTTACTAAAATTATGGCAGAAGATTGAGAAAGAAAAAAAATTAGGTTTTGCTCCAAGAGCAATATATAAGGATTTTGATTTAATAAATAAAACAATCCGTGACACCTTTAGTAAGAATATAGATAAATTTATTATAAATGATCCTGATGAATATAAAAATGCTATGGAACTAGTTGAACTACTATCTCCACATTTGAAGGATAGAATTTCTTATTTCGACGAAGCTACTGACATATTTGGATATTATAAAATAGAGTCTCAGATTAACAAGTCATTAAATAGAACAATATGGCTAAAAAGTGGTGGTTATATTGTGCTGGACAACACGGAAGCTCTTACGGTTATAGATGTAAATACGGGTAAGTATGTAGGGAGCATTGATTTAGAGGATACAGTTTTAAATACTAATCTAGAGGCAGCTATTGAAATTGCTAAACAATTAAGATTACGAGATATAGGTGGAATTATTATAATTGACTTTATAGATATGACAAATGAAGAAGATGATCAAAAGGTATTGGATGCCTTAGAAAAAGCTTTAAATAAAGATCGGACTAAAAGCAAGGTTTTAGGAATGACAGAATTAGGATTAGTCGAGATGACAAGAAAAAAGGTTAGGCAAAGACTAGAATCATTATTACAAAAAAAATGTCCATGTTGTGATGGAACAGGTAGATTATTAAATGAATACACATTATTACATAAGTTTGAAAAGGAAATGACTAGAATTAGCGTACACACTAATTCTCAAGCTGTTGTATTTGAAGTGCATCCAACGGTTTTACAGGTTTTCAAACAGGAAGATGGAATAGTAGAAGAAATAGAAAATAAAACTAATTTAAAATCATTTGTACTTTCTAATCCATTTTTACACTACAATGATATAGTAGTAAAGGCCATGGGGAACATTCAAACTATAAAGAAGCTAATAGATGAAATTGACAGCTAA
- the rplU gene encoding 50S ribosomal protein L21 — translation MYAIIETGGKQYRVQEGDTLFVEKLEANQGDVVTIDSVLAVSKDGKLTVGSPVVNGAKVEAKVVEQGKGKKIIVFKYKPKKDYRRKQGHRQPYTKLVIEKINA, via the coding sequence ATGTACGCAATTATTGAAACAGGTGGAAAACAATACAGAGTTCAAGAAGGAGATACACTATTTGTTGAAAAATTAGAGGCTAATCAAGGCGATGTAGTTACTATTGATAGTGTATTAGCAGTTTCAAAAGACGGTAAATTAACTGTTGGTAGTCCAGTAGTTAATGGTGCTAAAGTTGAAGCTAAGGTTGTTGAACAAGGAAAAGGTAAGAAGATCATCGTTTTCAAATATAAGCCAAAGAAGGACTATAGAAGAAAACAAGGTCATCGTCAACCTTACACAAAATTAGTGATTGAAAAAATTAATGCTTAG
- a CDS encoding ribosomal-processing cysteine protease Prp, whose product MISISIYRNAKKNIEQFIVKGHAYAADPGQDIVCAAVSVLSQTTVLALHEIAHVAIEYEIENGYLKCKLPMNLMEKELYETKLLIDTMLLGLNNIRESYPQYVEIHDKEV is encoded by the coding sequence ATGATTTCAATCTCTATTTATCGTAATGCTAAAAAAAATATTGAGCAATTTATAGTAAAAGGACATGCCTATGCGGCTGACCCAGGTCAGGATATTGTTTGTGCAGCTGTTTCTGTCTTAAGTCAAACTACAGTATTAGCACTTCATGAAATAGCCCATGTAGCTATTGAATATGAAATTGAAAATGGTTACCTAAAATGTAAGTTGCCAATGAATTTAATGGAAAAAGAGCTATACGAGACAAAGCTTTTAATTGATACAATGCTTTTAGGATTAAATAATATCCGAGAAAGCTATCCACAATATGTTGAGATTCATGACAAGGAGGTGTAA
- the rpmA gene encoding 50S ribosomal protein L27 — protein sequence MLFRIDLQLFASKKGVGSSKNGRDSIAKRLGVKRADGQFVTAGNILVRQRGTKIHPGINVGKGSDDTLFAMVDGVVKFERKGKDKKQVSIYPRENAVAAN from the coding sequence ATGCTATTTAGAATAGACCTTCAGTTATTCGCGAGCAAAAAAGGGGTAGGTAGCTCCAAAAACGGTCGTGATAGTATTGCAAAAAGACTAGGTGTAAAAAGAGCGGATGGACAGTTCGTTACAGCTGGTAATATTTTAGTAAGACAAAGAGGAACAAAAATTCATCCTGGTATTAATGTAGGCAAAGGATCAGATGATACTCTTTTTGCAATGGTAGATGGTGTTGTTAAGTTCGAAAGAAAAGGTAAAGATAAAAAACAGGTAAGTATTTATCCAAGAGAAAATGCTGTAGCTGCTAACTAG